The Paenibacillus tianjinensis genome has a window encoding:
- a CDS encoding sugar-binding domain-containing protein, which yields MLRTFRQHQIRRTELLDGPWDFVQDPLNAGIQEQWYERFPHSSQSLYVPSCWNNELGMYEYEGVAWYRKKVQIQAAQHVRLIFHAVLGHSDVYLDGRHLGYHYGGFTPFEFIVPSLAAGEHELVVRTDSTLDRLTIPTEQVDWFHYGGIIRPCELQYLPDLYIEQLKIDYALHGADADVSVHVQIRSFLQVQQSTRLTLSEGGHELHSEEVRIEAG from the coding sequence TTGTTAAGGACTTTTCGCCAGCATCAGATTCGCAGAACAGAATTACTGGACGGGCCTTGGGACTTTGTGCAGGATCCGCTTAATGCAGGGATTCAAGAACAATGGTATGAGCGTTTTCCACATTCTTCACAATCTCTCTATGTACCCTCCTGCTGGAATAATGAACTGGGTATGTACGAATACGAAGGAGTCGCCTGGTACCGGAAAAAAGTGCAGATTCAGGCGGCGCAGCATGTCCGGCTGATCTTTCATGCTGTGCTGGGCCATTCTGATGTGTATCTGGACGGCCGGCATCTTGGCTACCACTACGGCGGATTTACCCCCTTTGAATTCATTGTTCCTTCCCTGGCCGCAGGTGAGCATGAGCTTGTCGTCCGGACGGACAGCACGCTGGACCGCCTGACGATTCCGACCGAGCAGGTGGACTGGTTCCATTACGGCGGCATCATCCGGCCTTGCGAGCTGCAATATCTGCCCGATTTGTATATTGAACAATTGAAAATTGACTATGCGCTCCATGGCGCGGACGCCGATGTCTCTGTTCATGTACAGATCCGCTCATTCCTGCAGGTGCAGCAGTCGACTAGACTGACACTTAGCGAAGGCGGACATGAATTGCACTCGGAAGAAGTCCGGATTGAGGCTGGCTAG
- a CDS encoding D-alanine--D-alanine ligase: MLKVGVIMGGVSSEYEVSLNTGREMLKHLDRSKYEAVPVVITERGQLIDQVKGLDFALLALHGAYGEDGTVQGTLETLGIPYSGSGVLSSSLCMDKHLSKTILRSQGILTPDWLCWDSMDDYAPEAVERLGYPVMVKPNSGGSSIGMSKVNNAQELRGAVEKAFAADCSILIEGFTEGQEITCPILGGDLLPVIGIRSLGADWFDYSAKYALGGADERVIQLSLGTHERVRTAAFACYKALKCSVYARVDMLLKDGVPYVLEVNTLPGMTETSLLPRSALAAGYTFSSLLDAIIAGSLQARGAQAGEVPAAKGSNEAGAEAGEQATQADKRMQEVTGHA, translated from the coding sequence ATGTTAAAAGTAGGCGTAATTATGGGCGGGGTATCCTCTGAATATGAGGTGTCGCTGAATACCGGCAGAGAAATGCTGAAGCACTTGGACCGGAGCAAATACGAGGCGGTGCCGGTAGTCATTACAGAGCGCGGACAGCTGATTGATCAGGTAAAAGGGCTGGATTTCGCACTGCTGGCGCTCCACGGCGCCTACGGCGAGGACGGAACGGTGCAGGGCACGCTGGAGACGCTCGGTATCCCCTATTCCGGGAGCGGCGTGCTGTCCAGCAGCCTGTGCATGGATAAACATCTGTCCAAAACCATCCTCAGAAGCCAGGGAATCCTGACCCCGGATTGGCTGTGCTGGGACAGCATGGATGATTATGCGCCGGAAGCGGTGGAACGCCTCGGATATCCGGTCATGGTTAAGCCGAATTCGGGCGGATCCAGTATCGGCATGTCGAAGGTGAACAATGCACAAGAGCTGCGGGGGGCGGTGGAAAAAGCATTTGCCGCAGACTGTTCCATTCTGATTGAAGGATTCACCGAAGGGCAGGAAATTACCTGCCCGATTCTAGGCGGCGACCTTCTGCCGGTCATTGGCATCCGCTCGCTGGGTGCGGACTGGTTCGACTATAGCGCCAAATATGCGCTAGGCGGAGCGGATGAACGTGTAATCCAGCTGTCTCTGGGGACTCACGAACGGGTGCGTACGGCAGCATTTGCCTGCTATAAGGCGCTGAAGTGCTCCGTCTATGCCCGGGTGGATATGCTGCTGAAAGATGGCGTTCCCTATGTCCTTGAAGTGAACACCCTGCCGGGGATGACCGAAACCAGCCTGCTGCCGCGAAGCGCACTCGCTGCCGGCTACACCTTCAGCAGCCTGCTCGATGCCATCATTGCCGGTTCGCTGCAGGCGCGGGGAGCTCAAGCGGGGGAGGTACCGGCTGCGAAGGGATCAAACGAAGCGGGTGCGGAAGCCGGAGAGCAGGCAACGCAGGCAGATAAAAGGATGCAGGAGGTGACCGGCCATGCTTAA
- the cobT gene encoding nicotinate-nucleotide--dimethylbenzimidazole phosphoribosyltransferase, translating into MISAIEAVIGRIVPADQEAIRRAEQRLDILTKPPGSLGRLETLAVRLAGISKTEQPAYGKRTVVVMAADHGVCSEGVSAFPQEVTVQMAYNILSGGAGVNVLARQAGAEVKLVDIGVGADLSHPGLIDHKVRFGSGNMAQGPAMSREEAQRAILAGISVAEEAVKSGTEIFITGEMGIGNTTASAAVLCALQGIPADTAVGRGTGIDDERLRHKIAVVERALRLNAPDAGDAIDVLSKVGGLEIAGLAGLILGAAAAGVPVVLDGFISGAAALAAKSLAPESIHYMIASHVSGEQGHKLMLERLGLEALLDLGLRLGEGTGGVLCLHLIEAVSRIMREMATFESAGVSGAESR; encoded by the coding sequence ATGATCTCAGCAATTGAAGCAGTAATCGGACGGATTGTCCCGGCCGATCAGGAAGCAATCCGGCGCGCGGAGCAGCGGCTGGATATACTGACTAAGCCGCCGGGCAGCCTTGGCCGGCTTGAGACGCTGGCCGTGCGGCTGGCGGGCATCTCCAAGACGGAACAGCCGGCTTACGGCAAACGCACGGTGGTGGTAATGGCTGCCGATCACGGCGTATGCAGTGAAGGGGTCAGCGCTTTTCCGCAGGAGGTCACCGTGCAGATGGCTTACAATATCCTCAGCGGCGGCGCAGGAGTGAATGTACTCGCCCGTCAGGCCGGTGCTGAGGTGAAGCTGGTGGATATCGGTGTGGGGGCGGACTTGAGCCATCCCGGGCTGATTGATCATAAAGTACGCTTCGGCAGCGGGAATATGGCACAGGGGCCTGCGATGAGCCGGGAGGAAGCGCAGCGGGCTATTTTGGCCGGGATCAGCGTGGCTGAGGAAGCGGTGAAGAGCGGGACGGAGATTTTTATTACCGGCGAAATGGGCATCGGCAATACTACGGCCAGTGCTGCAGTTCTCTGCGCGCTGCAAGGCATTCCGGCAGACACGGCAGTAGGCCGGGGCACCGGGATTGATGATGAGCGGCTGCGTCATAAAATCGCCGTTGTGGAACGGGCGCTTCGGCTCAATGCCCCGGATGCCGGGGATGCCATCGATGTATTGTCCAAAGTAGGCGGGCTGGAGATTGCCGGTCTTGCCGGTCTGATTCTTGGTGCGGCAGCGGCCGGAGTTCCCGTCGTTCTGGACGGCTTCATCTCCGGCGCAGCAGCTCTTGCTGCCAAGTCGCTTGCCCCGGAATCCATCCATTACATGATTGCCTCCCATGTTTCCGGCGAGCAGGGCCATAAGCTCATGCTGGAACGTCTGGGCCTGGAAGCGCTGCTTGACCTCGGGCTGCGCCTCGGTGAAGGAACAGGAGGAGTTCTCTGCCTGCATCTGATTGAAGCGGTCAGCCGGATTATGCGTGAAATGGCTACCTTTGAAAGCGCGGGGGTCTCCGGGGCGGAGAGCCGATGA
- a CDS encoding histidine phosphatase family protein codes for MENTGHQQTPNPGRQQRQIELELVLLRHGHTKWNKERRYLGSSDLPLLPEERENLAALREQPELAGSFWRVYCSDLLRCRETLHCIAPSLEAETVYDSRLREMCFGAWEGCTYEQLKNNPLYRSWIDDPSAVTPPSGEPWEAFTSRLEHFMSGLVLEAKAGESLPGYRCSAQGESKENNSPGAAVFSGKLLKLRVLIVTHGGVIRQWLAKAGSGLTFHTTAAPPPGTVAVLHLVLQAEGWALSRTEM; via the coding sequence ATGGAAAACACCGGACATCAGCAAACACCGAATCCCGGCCGGCAGCAGCGACAAATAGAGCTGGAGCTGGTATTGCTTCGCCATGGGCATACGAAATGGAACAAGGAGCGCCGTTATCTGGGGAGCAGCGATTTACCGCTGCTGCCGGAGGAACGGGAGAATCTGGCTGCATTAAGAGAACAGCCGGAACTGGCGGGCAGCTTCTGGCGTGTATACTGCAGTGATTTGCTCCGCTGCCGGGAGACTTTGCACTGCATTGCTCCCTCGCTGGAAGCTGAAACTGTCTATGATTCCCGCTTACGGGAGATGTGTTTTGGGGCATGGGAAGGCTGCACGTATGAGCAGCTGAAGAATAATCCACTGTACAGAAGCTGGATTGATGATCCATCGGCAGTTACGCCGCCGAGCGGGGAACCCTGGGAGGCGTTTACCTCCAGGCTGGAGCATTTTATGAGCGGGTTGGTGCTCGAAGCGAAAGCCGGGGAGAGCTTACCGGGGTATCGATGTTCAGCTCAGGGGGAGAGCAAGGAAAATAACAGCCCGGGTGCCGCTGTATTCAGCGGAAAGCTCTTGAAACTGCGAGTGCTGATTGTTACACACGGCGGTGTCATCCGCCAATGGCTGGCGAAGGCTGGGTCCGGGTTGACGTTCCACACGACAGCAGCACCGCCGCCGGGAACGGTGGCGGTGCTGCACCTGGTGTTGCAGGCAGAAGGCTGGGCATTAAGCAGAACGGAAATGTGA
- a CDS encoding TetR/AcrR family transcriptional regulator, producing MAEKKKNSSAEPADGEEQTTGGRRRGDVLENAILQAAWDEWNEVGYNRLTMENIALRAKTNKNAVYRRWPNKTAIVAAAIGKHLVKPDSFGLTPDTGDLRGDMLALLLGIVKPMEMIGAETIHGLMTEYYGGSLIASLPEMLHSQTENKLTAAIQAILQNAEKRGELNLADLSPRVISLPADLLVYELLTTHEPVAESTITGIIDDIFMPLVRPKQ from the coding sequence ATGGCCGAGAAAAAGAAGAACTCTTCTGCAGAGCCTGCTGACGGGGAAGAGCAAACCACGGGCGGACGCCGCCGCGGAGATGTGCTGGAGAATGCGATTTTGCAGGCTGCGTGGGATGAATGGAATGAAGTTGGTTATAACCGCCTGACCATGGAGAATATCGCGCTGCGGGCAAAAACCAATAAGAATGCGGTCTACCGCCGCTGGCCGAACAAGACTGCAATCGTCGCTGCCGCCATAGGCAAACATCTGGTGAAGCCGGACAGCTTCGGTCTTACACCGGATACCGGTGATTTGCGCGGTGATATGCTCGCCCTGCTGCTTGGCATTGTGAAACCGATGGAAATGATCGGCGCCGAGACCATTCATGGTCTGATGACTGAATATTACGGGGGGAGTCTGATTGCTTCCCTGCCGGAAATGCTGCATAGCCAGACTGAAAATAAGCTTACAGCGGCTATCCAAGCCATTCTGCAGAATGCCGAGAAACGCGGAGAGCTTAATCTGGCAGATTTGAGTCCCCGCGTCATCTCGCTTCCTGCAGACCTGCTGGTGTATGAACTCCTTACCACCCATGAGCCGGTAGCGGAATCCACGATTACAGGGATTATCGATGACATTTTCATGCCGCTTGTAAGGCCGAAGCAGTGA
- a CDS encoding aminotransferase class I/II-fold pyridoxal phosphate-dependent enzyme, with protein sequence MLKESSLQRTLGQKWIAPRVREIAPSGIRAFFDLTAGNNDIISLGVGEPDFATPEHIRAACIRALERGETMYTPNAGLPELREEIARYLHNGFGLQYDAADEVIVTVGSSEALDLAQRAFTAPGDEVIIPSPSYIAYSPIAHLNGGTLVEVETPAEQSFKLTAEALEKVITPRSKLLMLNFPSNPTGAVMSYEDWLPIAELVKKHNLLVLSDEIYAELTYDSRHASIAALPGMKERTIVISGFSKAFAMTGWRVGYACGNRELLAAMLKIHQYTAMCAPVLGQIAALESLRSGLRDKDQMKECFRQRRTLFVEGLRTIGLHCHEPQGAFYAFPSIAHTGLQSEEFAVRLLREAGVAAVPGHVFGSGGEGHIRCSYATSTAKLNEALERMEGFMKVRI encoded by the coding sequence ATGCTTAAAGAGTCTTCACTTCAGCGCACGCTGGGGCAAAAGTGGATTGCCCCGCGTGTGCGGGAGATTGCGCCTTCGGGCATCCGCGCTTTTTTTGATCTTACTGCCGGTAACAACGATATAATATCACTCGGTGTGGGGGAGCCGGATTTCGCAACGCCAGAGCATATAAGAGCTGCCTGCATCCGGGCGCTTGAGCGCGGAGAAACTATGTATACGCCAAATGCCGGGCTGCCGGAGCTGCGGGAGGAAATTGCCCGTTATCTGCATAACGGGTTTGGGCTGCAGTATGATGCTGCAGACGAAGTGATCGTCACTGTAGGCAGCAGTGAAGCGCTGGATCTGGCACAGCGCGCCTTCACCGCTCCGGGTGATGAAGTGATTATCCCTTCGCCCAGCTATATCGCCTATTCCCCGATTGCCCATCTGAACGGGGGCACACTGGTAGAGGTTGAGACTCCTGCGGAGCAGAGCTTTAAGCTGACGGCCGAAGCGCTGGAGAAGGTCATCACCCCGCGCTCCAAGCTGCTGATGCTGAACTTCCCGAGCAATCCTACAGGCGCGGTGATGTCTTACGAAGACTGGCTGCCTATCGCCGAACTGGTTAAAAAGCATAACCTGCTGGTGCTCTCGGATGAAATCTATGCCGAGCTGACCTATGACAGCAGGCATGCCAGCATTGCTGCGCTTCCCGGCATGAAGGAGCGGACCATCGTGATCAGCGGCTTCTCGAAGGCCTTCGCGATGACCGGCTGGCGCGTAGGGTATGCCTGCGGCAACCGCGAGCTGCTGGCTGCAATGCTGAAGATTCATCAGTACACCGCGATGTGTGCGCCGGTACTGGGACAGATTGCAGCCCTTGAATCCCTGCGCAGCGGACTGCGCGACAAGGATCAGATGAAGGAATGTTTCCGGCAGCGCAGAACGCTGTTTGTGGAAGGTCTCCGCACCATCGGACTCCACTGCCATGAGCCGCAGGGGGCATTCTATGCCTTCCCGTCGATTGCCCATACGGGGCTGCAATCGGAAGAATTTGCCGTGCGGCTGCTGCGGGAAGCAGGCGTGGCTGCTGTTCCCGGGCATGTGTTCGGAAGCGGCGGAGAGGGGCACATCCGCTGCTCCTATGCGACCTCTACGGCCAAACTGAACGAGGCGCTGGAGCGGATGGAAGGATTTATGAAGGTTAGAATATAA
- a CDS encoding MDR family MFS transporter — protein sequence MAKSKSAEKIDPAILKVALILVFGALAPLFDSTMVNVAIKTLTLDLGSTVSVIQWVVTGYVLTMGISIPVSGWAVNRFGGKRVYLFSLTVFLAGSILCALAWNPGSLIAFRLVQGVGAGILIPTLQTVLVQSAGKSLGRVISIIGIPTLLGPILGPVLGGVIINGLSWRWIFYVNIPISLIALWLASRGIPADQPSARKQPLDLTGLLLLSPAFAILIYGIAQISQYGGLNSKEVSIPLVIGLVLMASFIVYALRTNRTPLLDLRLFKSRIFSASNATVFLGGMVMNGALLLLPLYYQQVRGESVLFTGVLLIPQGIGMLLTRSWIGSLSDRIGSRLIVIISLAVTIISTLPFAFAGPDTNQILLAAALVLRGAALNGLLIPVMVSAYVGLRKDQVADASIALRIFQTIGGAFGAAILATVISHQLSSHAASGALTVAGAYNVAFWWSIGFAVVSFLPALLLPDGKEAAMVKDESALKKGSGVTEA from the coding sequence ATGGCAAAAAGTAAATCTGCTGAAAAAATTGACCCGGCCATTCTAAAAGTAGCTCTTATTCTGGTATTCGGTGCACTCGCCCCGCTTTTTGACTCAACTATGGTCAACGTAGCCATCAAGACGCTTACCCTGGACTTAGGCAGCACCGTTTCTGTGATCCAATGGGTGGTAACCGGATATGTACTGACTATGGGTATATCCATACCGGTCTCCGGCTGGGCGGTTAACCGTTTTGGCGGTAAAAGGGTGTATCTATTTTCACTCACCGTATTTTTAGCCGGTTCCATCCTTTGCGCGCTCGCCTGGAATCCGGGCAGTCTGATCGCCTTCCGGCTGGTGCAGGGGGTGGGTGCAGGCATATTGATCCCCACGCTGCAAACCGTGCTTGTCCAGTCCGCCGGCAAAAGTCTTGGACGCGTCATATCCATTATCGGCATTCCTACCCTGCTGGGTCCGATTCTCGGCCCGGTACTGGGCGGGGTAATTATCAACGGCCTGAGCTGGCGCTGGATTTTTTACGTCAATATCCCTATCAGCTTAATCGCCCTGTGGCTGGCCTCACGGGGAATTCCTGCAGACCAGCCTTCTGCGCGCAAACAGCCGCTCGACCTTACCGGCCTTCTGCTGCTGTCCCCTGCATTCGCCATCCTAATTTATGGCATTGCCCAAATCAGCCAATATGGCGGCTTGAACAGCAAGGAAGTGAGCATTCCGCTGGTGATTGGTCTTGTGCTTATGGCTTCATTTATTGTTTACGCGCTACGGACTAACCGAACACCGCTACTTGATCTTCGCTTGTTTAAATCCCGTATTTTCTCCGCTTCGAATGCTACCGTGTTTCTTGGAGGCATGGTCATGAACGGAGCCCTGCTGCTTCTGCCATTATACTATCAGCAGGTACGGGGTGAAAGCGTGCTGTTTACCGGAGTCCTGCTGATTCCGCAAGGAATCGGGATGTTATTGACCCGGAGCTGGATCGGCAGCCTGTCTGACCGTATCGGTTCACGGCTCATCGTGATCATAAGTCTTGCGGTAACGATTATTTCCACCCTGCCCTTTGCCTTTGCCGGTCCGGATACCAATCAGATATTGCTCGCGGCTGCACTCGTGCTCCGGGGGGCGGCACTGAATGGTCTACTCATCCCGGTCATGGTCTCCGCCTATGTCGGACTGCGCAAAGACCAGGTGGCCGATGCCAGCATTGCACTGCGGATTTTCCAGACGATCGGGGGAGCCTTCGGCGCCGCCATCCTGGCTACCGTCATATCGCATCAGCTCTCAAGCCACGCTGCCTCGGGCGCCCTTACCGTTGCCGGGGCCTATAATGTCGCCTTCTGGTGGTCGATCGGTTTTGCTGTGGTCTCTTTCCTTCCGGCACTGTTATTGCCAGACGGGAAGGAGGCAGCCATGGTAAAAGATGAATCTGCGTTAAAAAAAGGCAGCGGGGTAACAGAAGCCTGA
- a CDS encoding glycoside hydrolase family 2 protein — protein sequence MPEVRLWNVGHPELYSFQVRTEEDDKTERIGFRRIETKDQRILINGTPVYLKGVNRHEEHPEWGFAFPPKLMHKELDIILELGCNSVRGSHYPQSSYWLDLLDEHGLVYWSEIPIWGAALPNETVSEPLFQQRALTMIEEMIGLHVHHPSVIFWSVHNEIDSRTQEAYVFTQALVGLVRSLDTSRLVTYATMHPLEDILLPLFDVIGINKYFGWYEGEVGGFKDMLEQFHERAERLGAGDRPVLMTEFGGAGLSGDVGWEPRLFSEDYQAYIVTGALAIFRNDPRIGGTFIWQFADIRGDLKSTSKSFRDRARGFNNKGLVNEYRKPKQSFREVRRIYRSWTE from the coding sequence CTGCCTGAGGTGCGCCTGTGGAATGTCGGCCATCCGGAACTGTATTCCTTTCAGGTACGGACAGAGGAAGACGACAAGACCGAACGGATCGGCTTCCGCCGGATTGAGACGAAGGATCAGCGCATCTTAATTAACGGCACTCCGGTCTATTTAAAGGGGGTTAACCGTCATGAGGAGCATCCCGAGTGGGGTTTTGCCTTTCCCCCGAAGCTGATGCACAAAGAGCTTGATATCATACTGGAGCTGGGCTGCAATTCCGTCCGGGGCTCGCATTATCCCCAGAGCTCTTATTGGCTTGATCTGCTCGATGAACACGGCCTGGTGTACTGGAGCGAAATCCCGATCTGGGGAGCTGCCCTGCCGAACGAAACGGTAAGTGAGCCGCTCTTTCAGCAGCGTGCACTTACCATGATTGAAGAAATGATCGGCTTGCATGTTCATCATCCGTCTGTCATCTTCTGGTCGGTTCATAATGAGATTGACAGCCGCACACAGGAGGCCTATGTCTTCACACAGGCTCTGGTCGGCCTGGTGAGAAGTCTCGATACTTCCAGGCTGGTTACCTATGCGACCATGCACCCGCTGGAAGATATTTTGCTGCCCCTGTTCGATGTCATCGGCATTAATAAATATTTTGGCTGGTACGAAGGTGAGGTGGGAGGCTTTAAAGACATGCTGGAGCAGTTCCATGAGCGGGCAGAGCGGCTGGGAGCCGGTGACAGGCCGGTGCTGATGACCGAGTTCGGCGGTGCAGGGCTGTCCGGCGATGTAGGCTGGGAGCCCCGATTGTTCAGCGAGGATTATCAGGCCTATATTGTTACCGGGGCACTGGCGATCTTCCGTAACGATCCCCGGATCGGCGGAACCTTCATCTGGCAGTTTGCAGACATCCGCGGCGATCTGAAGAGCACCAGCAAGAGCTTCCGTGACCGCGCCCGCGGCTTCAACAATAAGGGCCTTGTTAATGAATACCGCAAACCTAAGCAGTCATTCCGGGAGGTGCGGCGCATCTACCGTTCCTGGACCGAATAG
- a CDS encoding helix-turn-helix transcriptional regulator, producing the protein MFREIHQDWLPGLTAGTAVSRAKSQILLHKLHQTVQADWNLPESGAFAAFEQIKSKLENAYMEHHRIEKLADEYGISASYLRKLFLKHTGMGPKEYHMHIQNQQACRYLIFTGYPVREIAKLCGFYEEYHFSKIFKQLNGVSPTLYRSRQRNGE; encoded by the coding sequence TTGTTCCGGGAGATTCATCAGGACTGGCTGCCCGGACTGACCGCCGGTACAGCCGTCTCCCGGGCTAAATCGCAGATTCTGCTGCATAAGCTTCACCAGACCGTACAAGCCGACTGGAATCTGCCGGAGTCCGGAGCCTTCGCTGCCTTTGAACAGATTAAGAGTAAGCTCGAGAACGCTTATATGGAACATCACCGGATCGAAAAGCTAGCTGATGAATATGGCATTTCCGCTTCTTACTTGCGCAAGCTGTTCCTGAAGCATACAGGCATGGGCCCGAAGGAATACCATATGCATATACAGAACCAGCAGGCCTGCCGCTATCTCATATTTACCGGTTATCCGGTCAGAGAAATCGCCAAATTATGCGGCTTTTACGAGGAATATCATTTCAGCAAAATATTCAAGCAGTTAAACGGTGTCTCCCCGACCCTTTACCGCAGCAGACAGAGAAATGGAGAATAA
- a CDS encoding AraC family ligand binding domain-containing protein → MEAAGYNLNDLNVHIHFVLDKVTYPGWEDIRNMVNVHSLYWVHEGAGIFRTNVEHQVQAGMLIYLKPGLQLSMRSEMDAPLRMTMLLFDCAELGYDAVWKDVQPIGTLRLPFLSQ, encoded by the coding sequence TTGGAAGCGGCCGGCTACAACTTGAATGACCTCAACGTGCATATCCATTTCGTACTGGACAAGGTTACCTATCCGGGCTGGGAGGATATCCGCAATATGGTGAATGTGCATAGCCTGTACTGGGTTCATGAGGGAGCGGGCATTTTCCGGACCAATGTTGAACATCAGGTGCAGGCTGGAATGCTGATCTATTTGAAACCGGGCCTCCAGTTGTCCATGCGTTCGGAGATGGATGCTCCGCTCCGCATGACGATGCTGCTGTTCGATTGTGCAGAGCTCGGCTATGATGCGGTTTGGAAGGATGTGCAGCCCATCGGTACCCTGAGACTTCCCTTCTTAAGCCAGTAA
- a CDS encoding aminotransferase-like domain-containing protein — MFKDFKLIAGRPVYIQVKDYMKSLILRGALQGEQKLPSTRELSLLLAVSRNSVISAYTALEDDGFAYTVQGQGSYVASAAASDSTTAVSAWTMDWKTRLSSRALLAEELDIMKRGIRAGKGTISFTSIAPDESLFDLDNVKRAFLDRMSVEGNVLLNYGYAKGYKPLIDYLRQYMEHKGVDMRGKDLLITNGFTEGFDIVLSALGQRHGAVLCENPTHHTALKNLRLNGFDIRGVAMEPDGIHLGELKRALEEEEVDCAYFVPSYHNPTGIVMSPEKRQGLMKLMAEYRVPVIEDGFNEELRYSGSHVAPLIAAAGSGNSIIYLGSFSKVLFPGLRVGWVLADQELIYVLESVKRARSIHTSTLDQSILYQYLLGGHLEKFLKRARTEYKRKYELTMACCKECLPYSRISGDGGLHLFVTFPKGFSTRELLAACREQGVIFTAGDIFFTDGTGQHTLRLGFSRVADEDIRRGIEIIGRTARQLLG; from the coding sequence ATGTTTAAGGATTTCAAGCTCATTGCCGGACGGCCGGTATATATTCAGGTTAAGGATTATATGAAAAGCCTCATTCTAAGGGGCGCCCTCCAAGGGGAGCAAAAGCTGCCCTCTACCCGGGAATTGAGCCTGCTGCTTGCGGTGAGCCGCAATTCCGTCATTTCCGCCTATACGGCGCTGGAGGATGACGGCTTCGCCTACACGGTGCAGGGGCAGGGCAGCTATGTGGCGTCTGCGGCTGCTTCGGATAGCACCACAGCAGTCTCGGCCTGGACGATGGACTGGAAGACCCGCTTAAGCAGCAGAGCACTGCTGGCGGAGGAGCTGGATATTATGAAGCGCGGCATCCGCGCGGGTAAGGGTACGATTTCTTTTACCAGCATCGCACCTGATGAAAGCCTGTTCGACCTGGACAATGTAAAACGGGCATTTCTGGACCGGATGTCCGTGGAAGGCAATGTTCTGCTGAACTATGGCTATGCCAAGGGGTATAAGCCTTTAATAGATTATTTGCGGCAATATATGGAGCACAAGGGCGTAGACATGCGCGGCAAGGATCTGCTGATTACAAACGGGTTCACGGAGGGCTTTGATATTGTGTTGTCTGCACTGGGGCAGCGGCATGGAGCGGTGCTCTGTGAGAATCCCACCCATCATACGGCACTCAAAAACCTGCGGCTGAACGGCTTTGACATCAGAGGGGTGGCGATGGAGCCTGACGGCATTCACCTGGGTGAGCTGAAGCGGGCTCTGGAGGAAGAGGAGGTTGATTGTGCGTATTTCGTGCCTTCCTACCACAATCCAACCGGAATTGTGATGTCGCCCGAGAAAAGACAGGGACTCATGAAGCTGATGGCAGAATACAGGGTGCCGGTGATTGAGGACGGGTTCAACGAGGAGCTGCGGTATTCGGGCTCCCATGTGGCTCCGCTGATCGCAGCAGCCGGGAGCGGCAACAGTATTATCTACCTGGGGAGCTTCTCCAAGGTACTGTTTCCCGGGCTTCGGGTGGGCTGGGTGCTGGCGGATCAGGAGCTGATTTATGTGCTCGAAAGCGTCAAGCGGGCACGCAGCATTCATACCTCAACGCTGGATCAGTCGATCCTGTATCAGTATCTGCTCGGTGGCCATTTGGAGAAATTTCTGAAACGGGCCAGAACGGAATATAAACGGAAATACGAGCTGACGATGGCCTGCTGCAAGGAATGTCTGCCCTATTCCCGGATAAGCGGTGACGGGGGCCTGCATCTTTTTGTTACTTTCCCCAAAGGCTTCAGCACAAGAGAGCTGCTGGCGGCCTGCCGGGAGCAGGGGGTTATTTTTACAGCGGGAGATATCTTCTTTACGGACGGAACCGGACAACATACGCTGCGGCTGGGCTTCTCGAGGGTAGCGGACGAAGATATACGCAGGGGAATTGAGATTATCGGGAGGACAGCACGGCAACTACTGGGATGA